The DNA region ggttgtgaagaacaGGGGGTTAATTCTACAGGCATACTTTGGAGATATTTCGGGTTCAGCTCTAGATCACTGCAATCAAGTGACTATCGCAATAAAGTAAATCACAcaaattttttcattttccagtacatataaaagttatgctcacactatactgtagtctattaaatgtGCAATAGTATTCTgtctaaaaaaaacccaatgtacATACCTtcgtgaaaaaaaatattttattgctaaaaaatgcacctgagccttcagcaagttgtaatctttttgctggtggagggtcttgcctctaTGCTGATGGCTTCTGGCTGATGAGGGTGGTGGCtgctgaaggctggggtggctgtggcaactTCTTAAAATAAGTCAATGAGGTTTGCTGCATGCATTGGCTCTTGGCCATTGTGGgattattaattggcctaatttcaatattgttgtgtctcagggaatagggggGCCTGAGGAGAGGGATAGAGATGGCTGGTGCTGGTCTGTGGAGCTGTCAGAACACGCACAAAATGTATCAATTAAGTTCTCCGTCTTAAAGGGGCATGGTTTGTAGCACCCCAAAGTAATTGCAAAAATAACACCAAAGATCACTGAGCACAGATCACCAtgacagatataataataataatggtaataaagTTTAAATATTGTTAGAATTACCAAAATGGCGCCGATAGACTTGTTCAATGCAGGggtgccacaaaccttcaatttgtaaaagaaaaaaaaagataattcaatATCTGTGAAGAGCAATAAAGTGGAACACGAGGTTTGCCTGTATTTGACCAGAGCACCAACACTCATTAGTTTTGTGATGGTAGTGGGTGAGCCATAATCTGTTCTCTTCCAAGCATACCCCAAATcctaggatcatagttttagacctgaaagggatcttagaggccatctaatccaactctctcattttatagaggaagaagctgaggccaGAGAGGAAACCTTGCCAAAAGTGtggcttgcctaaagtcatatgGGTAGTTAAGTTGCAAAAGATGGGACCCGGACAGTACCTAGACAATACATCATACCGCATCACTTCCCCCAACAATGTCATTGCCAGGGTCATTAACTTTTGACTGGCAGCTGCTTGGTGCTGAGATGTCACAGGAAGAGACCCACAGTTTGCAAAGTTCACCTAGGAGGGGGAAAAGGTAAAGGTGGCCCTGCCCATTGTgaagagagagaagtgggggaggggtgggggagcatGATGTCATAATTCAGCAATATTATGAAAATCTTCCTTAATTCCCTCCTTCTTAGTCTCCCTCAGCTTTGGCCTGGTCTCCTCCAGCTCCAGCCTAGATAAGCCCAGCCACTGTCCCAGTCCTGGCTTGGTTGTTGAATATTAGGGAGGTGGCACTGGCCCCTGTTTCTACTTGCTGAGTCTCATTAGCCATGGACTTGCACTTAGATGACTCCCAGACTGTCAGTCACTCCCCCAGTCTCCACAAAGGACATCCCCAGGCCAGCACAATATTAGATGATGTGAGCCTGCCCGTGGATGTAGACGTCCCCTTTGTTCTGGGAGATGGGATCATAGAGAAGACAGGTGCTGTGGTCATCGACATGGGAACGGGGACCTGCAAGTCTGGCTTTGCTGGGCAGGCAAAGCCCATGTCTACTGTGGCCACTGTGCTTGGCCGCTTGCCAGAGAAGGCTTCAACAGCAAGCCAGCCTCAGCTGCCAACCTTCATCGGTGAGAGCGCAAGAGAACGCCCAGGACTCAGCCTGATCTGGCCCTTGAGGAATGGCATCATTGTGGACTGGGAGGCAGTAGAGACTCTTTGGCACTACATTTTCTATAATGATCTGGGAGTGGCCCCCGAGGATCATGCCCTCCTTCTCTCTGACCCACCATTCAGCCCTACCACCAACCGGGAAAAACTAGTGGAGGTGGTGTTTGAGTCTCTTCGCTCCCCAGGCATGTACGTGGCCTACCAGTCAGTGCTATCTGTTTATGCCCACGGGCTGGTCAGTGGGCTGGTGGTGGATACGGGCCATGGTGTGACTCACACTGTCCCAGTATATCAGGGTTATAACCTGCCTCATGCCACTGAGCGGATGGATTTAGCTGGGGCCCACCTGACAGCCTACCTGGCTGAGATGCTTCGGGGTGCTGGCTACCCCTTCGGTGAACGGGACACCTCCCTGGTGGAAAGCATCAAACACCAATGCTGCTATGTAGCTGCTGACTTCATCGCGGAGCAGAACCAGCCCACGAAAGACAGCAGAGAAAACTTCCAGCTGCCTGATGGACGGGTCATCAGCCTCGGCAAAGAGCGTTTCCAGTGCCCTGAGCTGCTCTTCAAACCCCCTGCGATGCCAGGACTTGAACCATTGGGAATCCCTGACATGGCCAAGGAAAGCCTGAGGAAAGTGCCCAGTGAGGCCCGTGAAGATGTTTCCCAGAATGTCCTGCTGTGTGGTGGGTCTTCCCTCTTTCCAGGGCTAGAGCAGCGCTTCACCAAGGAGCTGCTCCATGGGGCACCTCCCCAGACTTGCATGGCTGTGTCTGCCCAGCCCCTGCGGAACTACTCCGTGTGGATTGGAGGTTCCATCCTTGCTTCTCTCCGAGCTTTTCAATCCTGCTGGATCCAACGGGCCCAGTATGAGGAGCAAGGACCATACATTGTCTATCGGAAGTGTTATTGATGCTGGCGAGTAGGCGGGTGGGTAGCAAAGAAGCAATAAAGGAAGAAGCTGTATGAACCCAAAGCCAAGCCCCCTGCTCTCTCCTCTCATATCGTACTCCTGTTGCCTAGTGCCTCTATCCCCAGACTTTTCTGCTCTCTTCATAGCCTCCTCTTCTTGCTTCTCCTCTCTACCTTCAGAATCACGGTCTCAGAAAGGCAGCTTGGCAGAGTGCAGAGGGCACTGAATTCAgattcagaggatctgggtttgaatcgtGGCCCTgctacttactccctgtgtgaccttgggcagattacTTAAGCTCTTAGGGCCTCAACTTCAGGGACCCAGGAGCTCCCGACCTCTGGAGTTCACAAGGATGCCTTGAAGGCTGGAAACAGCCATCTCAGGATCACTGTTTAGTCACCTGTGTTCagtgaaaggaaaacaaagcaaaagagacAGCCAGGGTCTTGAAATACAGCCTCGGGATCCTCTAGCCAGCATATACACTTGATGTCTTGAGCAAGCAGCTACTAGAGGTGGGCAGAAGCCTTCCTCCTCTCATGTGAAGTCTCAGAGAGAGCCTTCGCAGAGTCTCAGAACATTGGATAGACAGGAAAAGAGACCAGAGACCAGTCACCACTTTTGAGGTCTGCCGAATGGACTGCTCTTCCAGGCTCAGCCACTGAGCTGCTTTGGTGCAGAAGCCTCTCCCTGCTGCCATCTTCAGATCACTTTATTATCCCCAGATCCTTCAAGCACTGAGCACATGTCCCTGGAAGTGACTTGGGAGAGTTCAGTCACAAGTTGCTTGGGATGTGTTCCGGCTTTGTTACTCTGGGGTTGTacatttaaaactgaaagggaccttagtaaTCATTTAGTtcatcccttctcctccccattcccattttgcagatttgAGAAGTGAAAttcagaggaagggaaggacttgcccaaggtcacacagctgggaggaTGACGTCtggaatgtgaactcaggtcattAGACTCTAATTCCAATCTGCCGCACAAGTCCCCATTTTTTCTGGATCTCTTTGTTTGGAGCACATCCACGCCTGTCATGAGGGCTGGGTATGCCTTTCCCAGAAAGTTCTGCCCCTCTCTCAGTTGTGGTTCAAAGCTCATGTCCAAGCCTTGTCTCACTAGCAGCTATGTGGAGCTGATAAGGGGTGCTATTCTCCCCTACAATGCATCTC from Trichosurus vulpecula isolate mTriVul1 chromosome 1, mTriVul1.pri, whole genome shotgun sequence includes:
- the ACTL9 gene encoding actin-like protein 9, which encodes MDLHLDDSQTVSHSPSLHKGHPQASTILDDVSLPVDVDVPFVLGDGIIEKTGAVVIDMGTGTCKSGFAGQAKPMSTVATVLGRLPEKASTASQPQLPTFIGESARERPGLSLIWPLRNGIIVDWEAVETLWHYIFYNDLGVAPEDHALLLSDPPFSPTTNREKLVEVVFESLRSPGMYVAYQSVLSVYAHGLVSGLVVDTGHGVTHTVPVYQGYNLPHATERMDLAGAHLTAYLAEMLRGAGYPFGERDTSLVESIKHQCCYVAADFIAEQNQPTKDSRENFQLPDGRVISLGKERFQCPELLFKPPAMPGLEPLGIPDMAKESLRKVPSEAREDVSQNVLLCGGSSLFPGLEQRFTKELLHGAPPQTCMAVSAQPLRNYSVWIGGSILASLRAFQSCWIQRAQYEEQGPYIVYRKCY